The following nucleotide sequence is from Halapricum desulfuricans.
GCTCCCGTTGTCGCCGCTCCGGTCCCGTCACCGCAGGTCGCCCATCGCATAGTAGAACCGCTGGAGCGCGGTGACGTGACCGACGACCGCGAAGACGATCAGCAGCCACCCGATGACCGTGAACCCCCGGATCGGGTCGGTGAGGCCGACTGCGAGCGCGCCGACGACGCCGATCAGCGCGAGCCGGTCGGCCCGTCCCAGGAGGCCGCCGTACACCCGATCGAGACCGACCGCCTGGGCCTGCGTTCCGAGATACGAGGTCATCAACACGCCCGTCACCGCGGCCAGCCCGAGGTCGTACCGGCCGATCCCGGCCGCGAGTCCGGCGATGATCAGGATGTCGGCGTAGCGATCGAGGACGTGATCCAGCAGGTCGCCGGCCTCGGAGGCGGCGTCGAGTCGGCGGGCAAGCGCGCCGTCGAGCAGGTCGAGCCAGCCGTTGACGAACACGAGCACGGCGCCGATGCCGTACAACAGCGGCTCGTCGCCGCCGAGATAGAACGCCCCGGCCGCGGCCGCGGCCACGGCGATCGCGAGGACGCTCACGCCGTTGGGGGTGAGGCCGAGTCTCGCTGCGGCGGTCACGAACGGTTCGAGCGCGCGATCGGCGAGCGAGCGGTATCTATCCAGTGTCATCGTGGTCGATTGTCGTCATCGCAGGTAATCGGTGTAATCGACGGTTCCGGCACTCGGTTCGCGCTCGCCGGCGATCACGGCGTCGATCTCGGCCGCGACCGCCTCGGGCGTGCGATCAGTCGTGTCGATCTCGTAGACGGCGTCTTCACCGTGGTTCTGGACGGCGTGACCGAGTATCACGTCCAGCGCCTCACTTTCGGCGTTCTCGCGGGCAGACTCGGCCGACTCGCCGCGCTCTCGAAGCCGGCGTTCGATCACCTCGGGCGCACACCGCAGGACGATCACCCGGTCGGCGTCGAACTCGTGAGCCAGATGGGACTCGACGACGACGTCCTCGCGGTCGTCCAGCCACGACGCGACGGCGTCCAGATCGGTTATCAGCGTGTCTCGCTCGTCGTCGCGCCCGGTCGTCAGCTCCCGCTCGCGGATGACCTCGTTGAGGTGGATCACCTCGAAGTCTGACGCGAGCAGGTCCGTCGCGGTCGTCTTGCCCGTCCCGGGCGTCCCGGTGACTGCGACTCTCATCCCAGGTCACCCCCGGACATCCGCCAGCACCTCGTTGATCGTCTCGACGGCGCGGGGCGTCTCCTCGCGCGTGCCGGTCGTGATCCGGATGTGTTCGGGCAGACCGAAGCTCGTGCAATCCCGAACGATGACGCCCTCGCGCTGGCAGGCGTCGGCCACCGCCCCGGCGTCTCCG
It contains:
- a CDS encoding CDP-alcohol phosphatidyltransferase family protein yields the protein MTLDRYRSLADRALEPFVTAAARLGLTPNGVSVLAIAVAAAAAGAFYLGGDEPLLYGIGAVLVFVNGWLDLLDGALARRLDAASEAGDLLDHVLDRYADILIIAGLAAGIGRYDLGLAAVTGVLMTSYLGTQAQAVGLDRVYGGLLGRADRLALIGVVGALAVGLTDPIRGFTVIGWLLIVFAVVGHVTALQRFYYAMGDLR
- a CDS encoding adenylate kinase family protein: MRVAVTGTPGTGKTTATDLLASDFEVIHLNEVIRERELTTGRDDERDTLITDLDAVASWLDDREDVVVESHLAHEFDADRVIVLRCAPEVIERRLRERGESAESARENAESEALDVILGHAVQNHGEDAVYEIDTTDRTPEAVAAEIDAVIAGEREPSAGTVDYTDYLR